One genomic segment of Synchiropus splendidus isolate RoL2022-P1 chromosome 16, RoL_Sspl_1.0, whole genome shotgun sequence includes these proteins:
- the sav1 gene encoding protein salvador homolog 1, with protein MLSRKKSKNEASKAAEVHGKYVKKETSPLLRNLMPSFIRHGPTIPRRTEVSLPEVGPSPYPAAPSREPAMARNKSFLRSAVQRAPHEAARRESHRLSAPPYLPRSLGDLPHEYGGSSQSFLSDVSPMSENGDAARYYYSSEPYYESQQPQRPARRLPEDYRYYDHGEHFQRLQRQHTPPAPSRPPSGIGRIQAKSLGNLSCLTGDELPLPTGWTVDWTIRGRKYYIDHNTNTTHWSHPLEREGLPPGWEKVESAEFGVYYVDHINKRAQYRHPCAPSVPRYDQPPPLPPPVTYQPRQPERNQPVLVPANPYHTAEIPDWLQVYARAPLKYDHILKWELFQLADLDTYQGMLKLLFMKELEHIVKSYEAYRQALLSQVELRKQRQQWFAQQPSKNFLNM; from the exons ATGCTTTCTCGAAAGAAAAGCAAGAACGAGGCGTCCAAAGCAGCCGAGGTCCACGGGAAGTACGTGAAGAAGGAGACCTCGCCGCTCCTGAGAA ATCTCATGCCCTCCTTCATCCGACATGGACCCACCATCCCACGACGCACGGAGGTCTCCCTGCCGGAGGTGGGACCCTCGCCCTATCCCGCGGCGCCCAGTCGCGAGCCAGCCATGGCTCGGAACAAGAGCTTCCTCCGCTCAGCGGTGCAGCGAGCTCCTCATGAGGCGGCTCGCCGCGAGAGCCACCGGCTGTCTGCGCCCCCGTACCTGCCCCGCAGCCTGGGGGACCTGCCCCACGAGTACGGAGGCTCCTCTCAGTCCTTCCTCAGCGACGTGAGCCCCATGTCGGAAAACGGGGACGCGGCCCGCTACTATTACTCCTCTGAGCCGTACTACGAGAGCCAGCAGCCGCAGCGCCCGGCCCGGAGGCTCCCGGAGGACTACCGATACTACGACCACGGCGAACACTTCCAGCGACTGCAGCGGCAGCACACCCCTCCTGCCCCCAGCCGGCCTCCGTCAG GCATCGGCCGCATCCAGGCCAAGTCGCTGGGGAACCTCTCCTGTCTGACGGGGGACGAGCTGCCCCTGCCCACGGGCTGGACCGTGGACTGGACCATCCGCGGCAGGAAGTACTACATCGAccacaacaccaacaccacgcaCTGGAGCCACCCTCTGGAGAGGGAGGGGCTTCCTCCTGGCTGGGAAAAGGTGGAGTCGGCCGAATTTGGGGTCTACTATGTGGATCACATCAACAAGAGGGCGCAGTATCGGCATCCTTGTGCCCCCAG CGTGCCGCGCTACGACCAGCctccgccgctgccgccgcccGTCACCTATCAGCCCCGGCAGCCGGAGAGGAACCAGCCGGTGCTGGTGCCGGCCAACCCCTACCACACGGCGGAGATCCCCGACTGGCTGCAGGTGTACGCCCGCGCCCCCCTCAA GTACGACCACATCCTGAAGTGGGAGCTGTTCCAGCTGGCCGACCTGGACACCTACCAGGGCATGCTGAAGCTGCTCTTCATGAAGGAGCTGGAGCACATCGTCAAGTCCTACGAGGCCTATCGGCAGGCGCTGCTGTCCCAGGTGGAGCTCCGcaagcagcggcagcagtggtTCGCCCAGCAGCCCAGCAAGAACTTCCTCAACATGTAG